A part of Haliotis asinina isolate JCU_RB_2024 chromosome 10, JCU_Hal_asi_v2, whole genome shotgun sequence genomic DNA contains:
- the LOC137299197 gene encoding zinc transporter ZIP4-like, with the protein MATFFLEIVLIVTIFSSAFRLDVSGVDNHGHGRVNVFHQLLASLNITDSDNLSSAKTEEFLKVVFHRFKCQSTRPGPCDDSCLKVSGLFSVLGADMTQGLTEEQFHNATVVIFYYIYSITNYCRQNVSPETNTFEYYLQTVHSIFSKEGDGDMEAGSIAHALEHIAKSVILEDSQEDLHQHHGHLVHAKEVSVLEEQCVSADAAFYQLGVESENIKGDKLADITTFIVYHLLEGSAIKETCRLLPSKQIILNDLFVRLNASNSTITDTELSALLVKLHLEGEQKDHSGNQERNAGGDHIHADAVRGLTHVHENHDRTTVLVTKKCFTAGEIKAISGLGHNDVITKGKFVELCPTLVYMQVAGSCVSTPNSTHGPTATMTERYGYGSLATLIICFCAVLGAILFPLPKGTSHEAFMSVFLGLAVGTLFTDAILHLIPEAFGLHDHGDEHAHNQSSGPVIEEYTWYAVALIAGTYGFYLIESFMVILGTGHTHSHNHSSVELNQIAVDHKKETKEIIGKESPRESSSFSTLALMVIIGDGIHNFADGLVVGAAFSLSVTSGITTSIAIFCHELPHELGDFAVLLASGMSYKSALCWNFVSALTAFLGLYIGLSVSADPLVRRWIFAVTAGMFLYIALVDLLPSLINNVSRNRKLVFAMHNVGMLSGFLCMLLIAMYEEKISI; encoded by the exons ATGGCAACCTTCTTTTTGGAGATTGTTCTAATTGTGACTATTTTTTCGTCAGCGTTCCGTCTGGACGTTTCAGGTGTGGACAACCACGGTCATGGTAGAGTTAACGTGTTTCATCAACTTCTCGCCTCTTTAAACATCACAGACAGTGATAACCTCAGTTCGGCCAAGACTGAGGAATTCCTGAAAGTAGTATTTCACAGATTTAAATGCCAGTCGACCAGACCGGGGCCATGTGACGATTCT TGTCTGAAAGTCTCGGGTTTGTTCTCTGTCCTGGGTGCTGACATGACCCAGGGTCTGACAGAGGAGCAGTTCCACAACGCCACCGTCGTCATCTTCTACTACATCTACAGCATCACCAACTACTGTCGACAGAATGTCAGTCCGGAAACCAACACGTTTGAGTATTATCTCCAGACTGTTCACAGCATCTTCTCCAAGGAAGGTGATGGAGATATGGAGGCGGGGAGTATTGCACATGCCCTGGAACACATTGCAAAGTCAGTTATACTGGAAGACTCTCAAGAGGACCTTCATCAACACCATGGCCACCTCGTGCATGCCAAGGAGGTGTCAGTGCTGGAGGAGCAG TGTGTGAGCGCAGACGCAGCATTCTACCAGCTTGGTGTGGAGAGTGAGAATATTAAAGGAGACAAACTTGCAGATATCACCACCTTCATTGTTTACCATCTTCTTGAGG GGTCGGCAATCAAGGAGACGTGTCGTCTGCTCCCATCAAAGCAGATCATCCTCAATGACCTCTTTGTTCGTCTCAATGCCTCCAACAGCACCATCACGGACACAG AGTTGAGTGCCCTGCTCGTCAAGCTACACTTGGAGGGTGAGCAAAAGGACCACTCAGGGAACCAGGAAAGGAACGCGGGGGGAGATCACATCCATGCAGATGCTGTTCGGGGGCTGACACATGTTCATGAAAATCACGACCGTACAACAGTGCTG GTCACCAAAAAGTGTTTCACTGCCGGTGAGATAAAAGCAATCAGCGGTTTGGGCCATAATGACGTCATTACTAAGGGCAAGTTTGTGGAGCTGTGCCCCACCCTGGTGTATATGCAAGTGGCGGGGTCGTGTGTCTCCACCCCAAACTCCACGCATGGACCCACCGCCACCATGACAGAAC GTTACGGGTACGGCTCCTTGGCTACTCTGATTATCTGCTTCTGCGCCGTGCTGGGCGCCATCCTCTTCCCCCTCCCAAAGGGCACCTCTCATGAGGCATTCATGTCCGTCTTCCTCGGTCTCGCTGTCGGCACGTTGTTTACAGACGCCATTTTGCATCTCATACCTGAG GCTTTCGGCCTTCACGACCACGGAGATGAGCATGCGCACAATCAATCTTCCGGTCCAGTGATAGAGGAATATACTTGGTATGCTGTTGCGCTTATAGCGG GTACCTATGGCTTCTATCTGATCGAATCTTTCATGGTGATCCTTGGAACCGGACACACG CATTCTCACAATCACTCCTCTGTAGAACTGAACCAAATTGCTGTTGATCAT aaaaaagaaacaaaagaaattATCGGGAAAGAGAGCCCACGGGAGTCATCTT CCTTTTCAACCCTTGCCTTAATGGTGATAATCGGGGACGGCATTCACAACTTCGCCGACGGTCTTGTGGTTGGCGCCGCCTTCAGTCTCAGCGTCACAAGCGGCATCACCACTAGCATCGCCATCTTCTGTCATGAACTGCCACACGAACTGG GCGACTTCGCAGTTCTACTGGCAAGCGGAATGTCATACAAGAGCGCCCTGTGCTGGAATTTCGTGTCTGCCCTGACGGCGTTTCTTGGACTGTATATTGGATTATCTGTCTCAGCAGACCCGCTGGTTCGACGGTGGATATTCGCTGTCACTGCCGGGATGTTCCTGTATATAGCACTGGTCGATCTG TTACCGTCTCTCATCAACAACGTGTCGAGAAACCGGAAGCTGGTGTTTGCGATGCATAATGTTGGGATGTTGTCAGGGTTTCTCTGTATGCTACTCATCGCCATGTATGAAGAGAAGATCTCTATTTGA